A genomic stretch from Canis lupus baileyi chromosome 3, mCanLup2.hap1, whole genome shotgun sequence includes:
- the PLD6 gene encoding mitochondrial cardiolipin hydrolase: MERFRWQVAAVAAVGLALALEALPSVLCWLRAGRRQQQRPPRRQVLFFPSQVTCTEALLQAPGEAPSGPPAGCRCSLPHGESSLSRLLRALLAARASLELCLFAFSSPQLGRAVQLLHQRGVRVRVITDCDYMALNGSQIGLLRKAGIQVRHDQDLGYMHHKFAIVDKKVLITGSLNWTTQAIQNNRENVLIMEDEEYVRLFLEEFERIWEEFNPTKYTFFPQKKRSH, translated from the exons ATGGAGCGGTTCCGATGGCAGGTGGCGGCCGTGGCGGCCGTGGGCCTCGCGCTGGCCCTGGAGGCGCTGCCCTCCGTGCTGTGCTGGCTGCGGGCCGGGCGCCGGCAGCAGCAGAGGCCGCCGCGGCGCCAGGTGCTCTTCTTCCCGTCGCAGGTGACCTGCACCGAGGCCCTGCTGCAGGCCCCGGGGGAGGCGCCGTCGGGGCCCCCAGCCGGCTGCCGGTGCAGCCTGCCCCACGGCGAGAGCTCGCTCAGCCGCCTGCTGCGCGCCCTGCTGGCCGCCCGCGCCAGCCTCGAGCTCTGCCTCTTTGCCTTCTCCAGCCCGCAGCTGGGCCGCGCGGTGCAGCTGCTGCACCAGCGCGGGGTGCGCGTCCGGGTCATCACCGACTGCGACTACATGGCCCTCAACGGCTCGCAGATCGGCCTGCTCCGCAAGGCAG GCATCCAGGTGCGACATGATCAGGACCTTGGCTACATGCATCACAAGTTCGCCATCGTGGACAAGAAGGTGCTGATCACGGGCTCCCTCAACTGGACCACACAAGCCATCCAGAACAACAGAGAAAATGTTTTGATTATGGAGGATGAGGAGTATGTGAGGctttttctggaagaatttgaACGTATCTGGGAAGAGTTTAATCCTACCAAGTACACCTTTTTCCCGCAGAAGAAGCGAAGTCACTGA